A window from Sinanaerobacter sp. ZZT-01 encodes these proteins:
- a CDS encoding permease: MDIFTVAMWIGTIIFLLISLKKDKSKTLKALKMAFGMGKGMLGSILSIIFLIGLILTILPPEYIAEFVGNQSLVIATVGSAAFGTITLIPAFIAFPLVGTLVDAGVSVVPSVAFLTTLTMVGVVTFPLEKREFGLKFTATRNGLSFLFAIIIAMVMGVIV, encoded by the coding sequence ATGGATATTTTTACAGTAGCAATGTGGATAGGAACGATTATATTCCTTTTGATTTCCTTAAAAAAGGATAAATCGAAGACATTGAAAGCACTTAAAATGGCATTTGGTATGGGCAAGGGGATGCTGGGAAGCATATTATCAATTATTTTTTTAATCGGTTTAATTCTGACAATATTACCGCCAGAGTATATTGCCGAATTTGTAGGAAATCAATCCTTAGTCATAGCAACGGTGGGTTCGGCGGCATTTGGAACAATTACACTGATCCCTGCCTTTATTGCTTTTCCGCTTGTCGGTACGCTGGTTGACGCTGGGGTTAGTGTTGTTCCTTCCGTAGCATTTCTAACTACACTTACAATGGTAGGGGTCGTAACATTTCCACTTGAAAAGCGTGAATTTGGGCTTAAATTTACTGCTACTAGAAACGGATTAAGCTTTTTATTTGCCATAATTATCGCTATGGTAATGGGGGTGAT